A segment of the Hallerella succinigenes genome:
AAAAGATAATGACTCCAAATACAAACGATTTAATGGCACCGCCGAATAAGTCCATCGGATTGAACAAATACTGCATACCCGTGTAGAACGTATACGAGGAAATGTCGAGAACGAGCACCGCGACAATCCAACCACCGATCAAAGCGAGGCAATTCGAAATGACCGTCAAACACGGCACCATCGTCATAAAGGCGACAAAACGCGGCATCGCCAAAAAGCGATACGGATCCAGCCCGAGCACCTCATGAGCATCGAGTTCTTCCTTTTCGCGCATCGAAGCGATTTCCGCCGCAAGAGCACTTCCCACGCGACCCGCCAACACGAGCGCCGTCAAAAGCGGTCCAAGTTCAATCAGCACCATTTTACAGGCGGCTGTACCCACCCACTTGTCGGCAACAAGCCCGCGGAACTGGAACGAGGCTTGCACCGTCGCCACCATGCCCGTGAAGATCGAAGTCACAAACAAAAGCGGCATCGACGAAACACCGATCGCCACCATCTGCTTGAGCACAAGTCCCCACGTGCGAAACACGTAAGGCAACTGGCGCAAGGTAAACCACAGAATACAGCATAATTCTCCAACGCTCGAAATGCCGTTGGTAATCATCTTTCCCATGAAAAATAGTGGGGCGAGGAGAATCTTTACCATACCTAAATTCCGATGTCATCCACCGAACCGAAGCCCATGCCGCCATCCGGGCCCGCTTCTTCTTCGGGAATGTAGTTGTCGAAACGCGTGTACTGCGGAATCCAAGTCAGGTCAATGTCGGCCGTTGCACCGTTACGGTGCTTTGCCACGAGCAGTTGAGCCTTGTTCTTATCCGCTTCATCATGGCTACGGTAAAACGGACGTTCAATGAACCACACCATATCAGCGTCCTGTTCGATAGAACCGGATTCACGCAAGTCGGAAAGCTGCGGACGAGCTTTGATACTGCGAGCGGCATCCGCACGTTCTTCCGTTTTACGGGAAAGCTGAGCAAGAGCGATAACCGGGATTTTCAAATCCTTCGCCAGCACCTTCAATCCACGGGAAATCGCACCGACGGCGACCGCACGGTTTTCTTCCTTGCCTGTTTTCATCAGCTGCAAGTAGTCCACAATCACTAGGTCCAAGCCAACCTTGCGTTTTAAACTTCGGCACTTGGAAAGGAGTTCCATAATGCCCAAGTCCAAGTTGTCATCCACGTAGAGCGTATTCGACTGCATAATACGGCTTGCCGCGCCCGGGAGCTTTGCAAATTCATCCTGGTTCAAATGACCCGAACGGAACTTGGAAAGTTCAATTCCCGCCAAGGAACAGATAATACGCTGCATCAACTGTTCTGCGCCCATTTCCAAGCTAAAGAACGCGACATGCTTTCCGTAGTTCACACTGGAATTCGCCGCAAGGGTCAGCGCAAAAGCGGACTTACCCATACCCGGACGTCCAGCGAGAATGATCAAGTCGGAAGGTTGCAAACCGTTCGTCAAGCGGTCAAGATCCGTAAAGCCTGTCGGGCAGCCCGAGAAACCGTCCTTACGCATTTCCACGGCTTTTAAAATTTCTTGCACGACTTCACTTGCTGGGCGCAGGGAATTCTTCACCTGCTTTTCAGCAAGTGCCATCACGGAGCCTTCGAGCTTCGAAATCACATCGTCCGGTTCCGCCGTCGGATCCTGCGCCTCGCGGATCGCTGTCGTCGATACGTTAATCAGGCGGCGCATCACCGCCTTTTTCTGAATGATTTCTGCATGGTAACGAGCATTCGCGCCGCTCGCCACGGATTCGATCAGCTTCAAGAGATATTCTCTTCCGCCTGCCGCTTCGAGTTTGTTCTCCGTTTCAAGCGCGTTGCTGAGCGTCACCACGTCGATCGGCGTGTTGAACTGGGAAAGCCTCTGAAGCGCTTCCCAAATAATCTTGTGACGTTCCTGGAAAAAGTCATCGGGATCGAGCAGCGAAACCACGTCCGAAAGGACGTTCGGGTCTTGCATCACACCGCCGAGGAAAAACACTTCCGCTTCGACTGCCTGGGGTGCTGCTCTACCGCTGTACTCGTAATTTTCTTGTTCCTGATCCATTCTAAACCTATTTGGAATTTAACCAAAAAATCCGCACTTCGGAATTTGAATTTTCCAAGTGACAAGCTTCAGCTGGCGATTCGTGAGCATTTCTTCCGGATCGATCAGAGCCGTTGCCTGGGTCTTTGCAAATTCAAGCGGTTTTCCGCCAAAGTCCACCACTTTCACGTTATTCTGCGAAAGAGCCTGTTTTAAGAGTTTATCACCAAAGAAGATGACCGTCTGCGGCTCCATCAGCAAAACTTCCTTTTCGAGCATCTTCTTCAAAACAAGAGCGACCTGCGGAAGTACCATACGGGAAACCTGCTTTTTGCAGAAGTACGTCACCCCGATTTCTTCCGGCTTGACATTCAAGCCTCCGAACATGCGAGCGACCATTTCACCCACATCGGACTTTGCATAACCGTTTTCGAGATATTTCGGAAGCGGAGAATAAACAACAAGCAGCAAACGCGGTTTGTTCAAGTTGCCTTCACCCCGAATGAACGGAGTCTTGGCATAAAGCTTTTCAGCCGCCACGAGCTCGTAAAACTTTTCAAGGGAATCCGCCTTTTCGTAAGCCGAAGGAACGGCGGATTTTGCCGATTCCGGAATCTCAATCTTCGCAGTCGGCATTAAAGCCGGACGTGGCTTTGGAGCAGGGGCAGGACGTGGAGCAGCCGGTGCAAAGCCCGGCGTAAAATTCGGAGCGGGCTTAGGCGGCGTGAACTGCACAGCAGGCTGCGCCTGCAGCGGAGACCAAGCCCAAGGTTCATCCGAATACAGTTGATCCGAATCCAAATCGATCTGCGCACGGAGATAGTTTGCAAGTTCCGAAAAATCAGGCATAGAACGCCTCCCGCTTGGCACTCACCAACTTCACCACATCCTCGGCGAGTTCTGCCTTGGAGCGCATCAAAAGTTCCGGCACAGGTTTTCCCTTTTCGAGAATCGCAAACGGAACGCGGTCATAGCCAAAACCCGCACCGTCCACGACAGGCGTATTCAGCACCAAAAAGTCTGCACCGCTCTTGGAAAGTTTTTCTTCGCCGTGTTTTTGCACATCATCGGTTTCAAGTCCAAAGCCGACAATCACCTGTTTTGCGGCTTTATTTTTGACCGAGTCCCGCAAAATATTCGGATTCGGTTCGAGTTCCAAAACGAGCTGGCCGCGGCTATCCTTGATCTTTGTTTCCGATACATGCTTTGGACGGTAATCCGCCACCGCTGCGCAATGGACAATCACATCCATCTTCGACTGGGCAGAAAGAACGCGGTCATACATATCCTGCGAACTTGTCACCGGAACATCGAAAACGCCGAACGGCACTTTCACATCCATCGGACCGTGTACAAAGAATACGCGGTAACCCGCCTTCAAAAATTCATTCGCCAATGCGACTGCCGTCTTTCCGCTGGAACGGTTCGATATGTAACGTACCGGGTCAATCGCTTCTTCGGTACGACCCGCCGTAATCAAAACAGATCCCA
Coding sequences within it:
- a CDS encoding MlaE family ABC transporter permease, with the protein product MVKILLAPLFFMGKMITNGISSVGELCCILWFTLRQLPYVFRTWGLVLKQMVAIGVSSMPLLFVTSIFTGMVATVQASFQFRGLVADKWVGTAACKMVLIELGPLLTALVLAGRVGSALAAEIASMREKEELDAHEVLGLDPYRFLAMPRFVAFMTMVPCLTVISNCLALIGGWIVAVLVLDISSYTFYTGMQYLFNPMDLFGGAIKSFVFGVIIFLIGWLHGINAAPGARGVGLATKDAVVSCCLMILILDLATDAILFQ
- the dnaB gene encoding replicative DNA helicase; the protein is MDQEQENYEYSGRAAPQAVEAEVFFLGGVMQDPNVLSDVVSLLDPDDFFQERHKIIWEALQRLSQFNTPIDVVTLSNALETENKLEAAGGREYLLKLIESVASGANARYHAEIIQKKAVMRRLINVSTTAIREAQDPTAEPDDVISKLEGSVMALAEKQVKNSLRPASEVVQEILKAVEMRKDGFSGCPTGFTDLDRLTNGLQPSDLIILAGRPGMGKSAFALTLAANSSVNYGKHVAFFSLEMGAEQLMQRIICSLAGIELSKFRSGHLNQDEFAKLPGAASRIMQSNTLYVDDNLDLGIMELLSKCRSLKRKVGLDLVIVDYLQLMKTGKEENRAVAVGAISRGLKVLAKDLKIPVIALAQLSRKTEERADAARSIKARPQLSDLRESGSIEQDADMVWFIERPFYRSHDEADKNKAQLLVAKHRNGATADIDLTWIPQYTRFDNYIPEEEAGPDGGMGFGSVDDIGI
- the coaBC gene encoding bifunctional phosphopantothenoylcysteine decarboxylase/phosphopantothenate--cysteine ligase CoaBC; amino-acid sequence: MILAGKKILLGVTGSIAAYKACELLRLLQKEGAEVRVAMSEAATKFVAPLSFASLSKCPVYTKDGNPEGRPFQHIDFPRWADLYIVAPASADAIGKFANGLADDPVSLCYMSSTGDKWIAPAMNTAMYLSNAVQKNLETLRSFADTHILESPAGELACGEMGPGRFMEPAEIVNALRFYSPESEAKMGSVLITAGRTEEAIDPVRYISNRSSGKTAVALANEFLKAGYRVFFVHGPMDVKVPFGVFDVPVTSSQDMYDRVLSAQSKMDVIVHCAAVADYRPKHVSETKIKDSRGQLVLELEPNPNILRDSVKNKAAKQVIVGFGLETDDVQKHGEEKLSKSGADFLVLNTPVVDGAGFGYDRVPFAILEKGKPVPELLMRSKAELAEDVVKLVSAKREAFYA